The window TGCTTTTGATGACTTTCTGCCGCTTGTGCCTTATTTGCAACGTCAAAGACGGGGATTTTCGGATTTTGGTAAAAATATCAATCCGAAGTTTGAACAAGCGGTCTATGCTGCGCAAGCTGCTATCTTAGCGCACGTACTACATCCTGAAGTGCTGGCCAGGTTGTCCGAGTCAAGGCTGTATGGCAATGAATATACAGTGAACCGAATGCTCTCCGATCTGACCGCTGCCATATTTGATGCGGACAAGAAAACATCGGTCAGCCCAATGCGCCAACGTCTCCAACTGATGTACGTAAAACGCCTGGTCAGCCTTGCTGGTCTTGGCCAAAAGCCGGTCAATCTTGACCCGGTGGCGCAAACGGCTGCTTACCAGCAGCTATTGGCGCTGAAAGATATCGGTCGTTACCAGATAGATGAACCAGCGACGAGGGCGCATCGTGCACTGATTCGTCAGATCATCTCGACTGCGATGAAGAAGCTTTGAAACACAAGATGACACACTAAGGTGTCGGTGCGACACCATCCGTTAACCAGGCAAGCCACTCTTTCCATAGTCGCTTGCCTGGTTCCGGTCGAAACGCTCCAAAATGGCCAATTTCCCTAACACCAATGTCGCTTGGTGATCGAATGGCCAGTTGTGCGTTTGGGTAATGTGCCGTCAGTGCTGCTACGGCACTGGGTGGGGCAAGTCCATGATCATCGCTTAGAGCGATAAAGAGCGCATCATTGGTCTCTTCGTAATAATGGGGCTGTGTTGCAGGGTCGCTCCACAAGTAGCCTGACTGCAAGCACCAGTGCCGCCATTGTTTGACCACTCCTTTCGGAATGTTCTGATTGCCGCCAAGGAGCCAACCAGGTAAATAGCCTTTCAGCGTTAAAAGTAGCGGGATCACCAAATACCAAGCAAGCCACATTTTCGGCCATTGTCGTGGTGAAAAACAGCGCCAGTCACCGACGCCAGAGGCCACCATCAATAGGCGTGTTATTTTAGGGGCGACTTCGCTTAAACCCACAATTTGGCCCCCGAGACTGTGTCCAAGATAATAGAGGGGCAAAGTCGGGGCATGTTGATTGAGTGTTCGCAACGCGGTCGTCAAATCTTCCCGAGCCCAATCAATGATTTGGATATGCTCGTATTTTTTTGTCACTTCTGGCATGCCAACCCCGCGGTAATCAAAGGTGAGACAGCGGATGCCTTGACTGGCGAAAAATGTGGCAGTGTGCCGATAGAACCGTTGCGGCACACCCATAGCGCCCCCAATAACCAACTGTCCGATGACAGAAGTCTCCGGTTCGAACAACGTTGACTCAATCACTTGTCCGGTCGGCGTTGTTAACGGTAGCGGTTGAGGCTCGTTCATAGACAGCGATTAATTGCCTCCACGGAGTCCTTGGCGTCACCAAAGAGCATCATGGTATTTTCGCGGAAAAATAGGGGGTTTTGTACACCGGCATACCCTGTGCTCATACTGCGTTTGAAGACCACAACCTGCCGCGCCTTCCAAACTTCCAATACTGGCATGCCAGAAATCGGGCTGTTGGGGTCTTCTGCGGCTGCAGGGTTGACCGTATCATTCGCACCGATGACGAGCACAACATCGGCGTCGGAAAACTCCGGATTAATTTCTTCCATCTCGTAGACAATATCGTAGGGCACTTTGGCTTCAGCCAATAAGACATTCATGTGACCAGGTAGTCGTCCGGCGACCGGATGAATGGCAAATTTCACCTTGATCCCACGTTTTTGCAGTTTTTCGGTCAATTCGGCCACCGGATATTGTGCCTGGGCAACGGCCATTCCGTAACCAGGTGTGATGATAACGAGGTGGGAGGATTTGAGCAGCTCAGCGACTTCGTCGGCCGTCGTTTCGTGAATCTCACCGATCGTGTCTTTTTCCTGACCCGATGAGGCGGCGCCGAAGCCACCAAGAATCACACTGATGAAGGAGCGATTCATGGCACGACACATAATGTATGACAGAATGGCGCCTGAAGCGCCCACAAGGGCACCCGTGATAATCAACAGATCATTCCCGAGCATGAAGCCCGCCGCGGCCGCCGCCCAACCGGAATAGGAGTTCAGCATCGAAATGACGACCGGCATATCAGCACCACCAATGGAGGCAACCAGATGGAAGCCGAGCACTAGGGCGAGGACGGTCATCGTGAGCAGGCCATCAAGATCTCCGCCTTGCCGTACGGAGTCGATGATGATGACAATTGAAATCACGATGATGAGCAAGTTGAACTTGTGCCGATGCGGCAGCATCAGTGGCTTGGAGGCCATCAGTCCCCGTAGCTTGGCAAAAGCGACCACTGAACCGGTAAAAGTCACGGCGCCAATGAACACACCGAGATAGACCTCAATGAGATGGATGAGTTGATAGGTGCCGGTCAACTGATGGGTATCAAGAAAGCTGTTGAACCCGACAAAGACCGCGGCAAGTCCAACAAAACTATGCAAAATGGCCACGAGCTCCGGCATTTGCGTCATTTGTACGCGCAGCGCAAGCAAGGCGCCGATCCCAGCTGCCACTGCCATCAACAAGGCGATCAAACCAACTTGGTCGACTTGGGGTTGAGCCACTGTTGCCAATAACGCGATCAACATGCCGGCAATCCCAAAGCGGTTGCCAGCACGAGCAGTTTCCTGTTGGCTAAGTCCAGAAAGCGCCAGAATGAAGCAAATGGCGCTGCACAAATATGCCGCATGCGTCATTCCCGGTGTCATTGGTCACCTCCTTTGCG of the Gammaproteobacteria bacterium genome contains:
- a CDS encoding alpha/beta fold hydrolase — encoded protein: MNEPQPLPLTTPTGQVIESTLFEPETSVIGQLVIGGAMGVPQRFYRHTATFFASQGIRCLTFDYRGVGMPEVTKKYEHIQIIDWAREDLTTALRTLNQHAPTLPLYYLGHSLGGQIVGLSEVAPKITRLLMVASGVGDWRCFSPRQWPKMWLAWYLVIPLLLTLKGYLPGWLLGGNQNIPKGVVKQWRHWCLQSGYLWSDPATQPHYYEETNDALFIALSDDHGLAPPSAVAALTAHYPNAQLAIRSPSDIGVREIGHFGAFRPEPGKRLWKEWLAWLTDGVAPTP
- a CDS encoding Re/Si-specific NAD(P)(+) transhydrogenase subunit beta, which gives rise to MTPGMTHAAYLCSAICFILALSGLSQQETARAGNRFGIAGMLIALLATVAQPQVDQVGLIALLMAVAAGIGALLALRVQMTQMPELVAILHSFVGLAAVFVGFNSFLDTHQLTGTYQLIHLIEVYLGVFIGAVTFTGSVVAFAKLRGLMASKPLMLPHRHKFNLLIIVISIVIIIDSVRQGGDLDGLLTMTVLALVLGFHLVASIGGADMPVVISMLNSYSGWAAAAAGFMLGNDLLIITGALVGASGAILSYIMCRAMNRSFISVILGGFGAASSGQEKDTIGEIHETTADEVAELLKSSHLVIITPGYGMAVAQAQYPVAELTEKLQKRGIKVKFAIHPVAGRLPGHMNVLLAEAKVPYDIVYEMEEINPEFSDADVVLVIGANDTVNPAAAEDPNSPISGMPVLEVWKARQVVVFKRSMSTGYAGVQNPLFFRENTMMLFGDAKDSVEAINRCL